Proteins encoded in a region of the Candidatus Obscuribacterales bacterium genome:
- a CDS encoding MarR family transcriptional regulator produces MSRYNDVMNHDRIDNILEQWQRESPQLDLSALAVTGRVLRIARLLEKHRESVLADYGLAVWSFDMLATLRRQGPPYQLKPTDLYDLLMLSSGAMTNRIDRLEKDDLVVRIRDSDDRRSVSVQLTPKGIELTDTVMPVLFERENQFLEQFTKTETQTFTKLLRQFLLGFDPNGR; encoded by the coding sequence ATGTCAAGATATAATGACGTCATGAACCACGATCGCATTGATAACATCTTGGAACAATGGCAGCGGGAGTCGCCGCAGTTAGACCTCTCGGCCCTGGCGGTGACCGGGCGAGTCCTGCGGATTGCACGTTTGCTGGAAAAGCATCGGGAGTCTGTCCTAGCAGACTACGGGTTAGCCGTCTGGTCGTTTGACATGTTGGCGACCCTGAGACGACAGGGGCCGCCCTACCAACTCAAGCCGACCGATCTCTACGATCTGTTAATGCTCTCCTCAGGGGCAATGACCAACCGGATTGATCGTCTGGAGAAAGATGACCTGGTCGTTCGCATCCGTGATTCAGACGATCGACGCAGCGTCAGCGTGCAGCTAACCCCCAAAGGGATTGAACTGACAGATACGGTTATGCCGGTGTTGTTTGAGCGGGAAAACCAGTTTCTGGAGCAGTTTACCAAAACAGAGACTCAAACCTTTACAAAATTGCTGCGCCAGTTTTTGTTGGGGTTTGACCCAAATGGCAGATGA